From the Toxoplasma gondii ME49 chromosome VIIa, whole genome shotgun sequence genome, one window contains:
- a CDS encoding hypothetical protein (encoded by transcript TGME49_201100~Signal peptide predicted by SignalP 2.0 HMM (probability 1.000) with cleavage site probability 0.937 at residue 23) yields the protein MMGLRKCMLAFGVAAALAAPALAADQETTFLQKDSDSAVTIAEEDPKVDPRFVSLFAGWFDVMCDLMYRKYMYNYGAYVPPPSQPPHHHHHHHHHHPHSSESYSDSFSDSSEEGNDRPPRPPHHPRPPHHPHPPHHPHPPHHPHPPRPSSSSEEHSFSSEDNRPHHPHPPMKPYPPMMPYPPMMPYPPMMPYPPMMPYPPMMPYPPFYPPSKPPRPTPKEHTESNVSVA from the coding sequence ATGATGGGACTTCGCAAGTGCATGCTGGCCTTTGGTGTGGCAGCTGCTTTGGCAGCTCCCGCCCTGGCAGCGGACCAAGAGACGACCTTCCTGCAGAAGGATTCCGACAGTGCCGTCACCATCGCGGAGGAGGATCCGAAGGTCGATCCACGCTTCGTCTCACTCTTCGCAGGCTGGTTTGATGTCATGTGCGACCTGATGTACAGGAAGTACATGTACAACTATGGCGCCTATGTTCCACCGCCATCCCAGCCGCCTCACCACCATCATCATCATCATCACCATCACCCGCATTCCTCTGAATCCTACTCCGACAGCTTCTCTGACAGCTCCGAAGAAGGCAACGACCGtccgcctcgtcctcccCACCACCCCCGCCCTCCCCACCACCCTCACCCTCCGCACCATCCTCACCCGCCCCACCACCCGCACCCTCCTCGTCCGTCCAGCTCCTCCGAAGAAcacagcttctcttctgaggACAACCGCCCACACCACCCTCACCCGCCAATGAAGCCTTACCCTCCCATGATGCCCTACCCTCCCATGATGCCCTACCCCCCCATGATGCCCTACCCCCCCATGATGCCCTACCCTCCGATGATGCCCTACCCTCCTTTCTATCCTCCCTCCAAACCCCCGCGTCCCACTCCGAAAGAACACACTGAGTCGAACGTTAGCGTGGCATAG
- a CDS encoding hypothetical protein (encoded by transcript TGME49_281360~Signal peptide predicted by SignalP 2.0 HMM (probability 0.999) with cleavage site probability 0.902 at residue 27): MKFKMVGFSRCLVCLGVATAVAAPVLASESDKTFLDKDNLTNLNASMATLNSAEDPTVDSRFYTVFSSWKDIMSDIVYKKYHANYEAMKHAQHSSETSESSDEPTLPKPPSYHNHHHHHHHHHPHSSESYSDSSSDSSSDSSSDSSSDEANDRPPRPPHHPRPPHHPHPPHHPHPPHHPHPPRPSSSSEEHSFSSEDNRPHHPHPPMKPYPPMMPYPPMMPYPPMMPYPPMMPYPPMMPYPPFYPPSKPPRPTPKDHTESKVNPA, encoded by the coding sequence ATGAAATTCAAGATGGTGGGTTTCAGCAGATGCCTTGTTTGCTTGGGTGTAGCCACGGCCGTGGCAGCCCCGGTCCTAGCGTCGGAATCAGACAAGACCTTCCTCGATAAAGACAACTTGACGAACTTAAACGCCTCCATGGCGACTCTAAACTCTGCGGAAGACCCGACAGTCGATTCCCGATTTTACACTGTATTCTCAAGCTGGAAAGATATTATGAGCGATATCGTGTACAAAAAGTATCACGCCAACTATGAGGCAATGAAGCATGCTCAGCACTCATCTGAGACCTCGGAGTCCTCTGACGAACCCACACTGCCGAAACCTCCATCCTACCACAACCATCATCACCACCACCATCATCATCACCCACATTCCTCTGAATCCTACTCCGACAGCTCCTCCGACAGCTCCTCTGACAGCTCCTCTGACAGCTCCTCCGACGAAGCCAACGACCGtccgcctcgtcctcccCACCACCCCCGCCCTCCCCACCACCCTCACCCTCCGCACCATCCTCACCCGCCCCACCACCCGCACCCTCCTCGTCCGTCCAGCTCCTCCGAAGAAcacagcttctcttctgaggACAACCGCCCACACCACCCTCACCCGCCAATGAAGCCTTACCCTCCCATGATGCCCTACCCTCCCATGATGCCCTACCCCCCCATGATGCCCTACCCCCCCATGATGCCCTACCCTCCGATGATGCCCTACCCTCCTTTCTATCCTCCCTCCAAACCCCCGCGTCCCACTCCGAAAGACCACACTGAGTCGAAGGTGAATCCGGCATAG
- a CDS encoding polynucleotide adenylyltransferase (encoded by transcript TGME49_281370) has protein sequence MAGPVSFCACLLPVSRATGRGTVSGSLLFSDCVCLNEWNALQPAGTRQRCSLWDPSSCSSWRVSSSPASFYSSTPEGSSPHRSSASFYLSSKFTSQSPHPTSTRALSGSSLRPSTTTGLVRRVKQCLSLESRVTFAPFPSSRASSSASSHVSADRPTSSPLSLCVLPRSRSRPSSCVSRSSHWNPADACLPLEKRNCEDGHPSCSRPHSPTDSLSSSGLAYTWHSLPGIFLSAGLSLPSPPPGRRSCRRFFSVSSFSWVACASHPSFLSPLPSRALRASSFHSSSPLDSRNFFEDSGSSSGEEDASSSPPFAGFAPEAARNRRYEETLCRPSGSPRSAFDFKVGEGECYRSERTEAENRNRGRRSRALRDAAARRMLEKEDRALSVGWRRERAGSTDRKGDAEDGHVTPLISAFAAVRQARQKRGRERNDCVLSRCRDVSSSLSYGKTSLEALKKPPHLGSGVSAGHSQGLSSGLRGTTTSSFPGNGLLQEAEHAANSPHISPVSSVSCTPPVSAAGSPSLPASFGAPSLSACSSLESRFGVAVSPSVFEALNRDMQRLESLMMPGTEDQAGMRRFLSQLQDLLNSVLDACIVTPFGSAVNGLWTPQSDLDVCVQVRDASTRANQIKVLRQVAHALHPVHTHLVEPRFQARVPIIHWAPRFSHSTSGSVALSGRFLRDPVARALYERPGNERLRERGDNESARRTTAGRNLSEEGMEERNTQMVSCDISVNNLLAVVNSKLLGAYVGVDPRLRTLGYAVKFWAKGRNINDRSRGTVSSFSLVLMLIHFLQNHVQPRILPSLQDMAIHQRLPPVYIGGVDCRYTADPEAVQKELEFLRGGAPANTESPGELLLQFFRYFGYEYRGGIIAIRDISHFCLSSGATSLDRRVGSVDCGGGFLFRDRRPKQGASRRGSPTQKLPAWGLNCDYSDDANHASSFASEFAGSDTREERAGDGEDDLLDSLSVSIREAELNSSGGDFLVVDNPFEVGKDVCNVLPCQYQRIRHEFKRAFRLLADGASFRQVASPDGKKVFW, from the coding sequence ATGGCAGGGCCAGTCTCGTTTTGTGCCTGTTTGCTCCCTGTTTCAAGAGCGACAGGGAGAGGCACAGTTTCTGGTTCGCTGCTTTTTTCGGATTGTGTCTGCTTGAATGAATGGAATGCCTTGCAACCCGCTGGAACCAGACAAAGGTGCAGCCTGTGGGACCCCTCTTCTTGCAGCTCGTGGCgtgtgtcttcctcgccggcTTCCTTCTACTCTTCCACTCCCGAAGGCTCCTCGCCGCAccgttcttctgcttctttctaTCTTTCTTCGAAGTTCACCAGTCAGTCTCCACATCCTACATCGACTCGCGCTTTGTCTGGTTCTTCCCTCCGCCCTTCGACAACCACGGGGCTCGTGCGGAGAGTGAAACAGTGCCTGTCGCTGGAGTCTAGAGTGACGTTTGCTCCTTTTCCgtcctctcgcgcttcttcgtctgcttcctctcacGTATCAGCAGACCGGCCaacttcctctcctttgtctctttgtgTCCTGCCTCGTTCGAGGTCCCGCCCgtcttcttgtgtctctcgctcttctcacTGGAATCCCGCCGACGCCTGCCTTCCTCTGGAGAAGCGGAACTGTGAGGATGGCCatccttcttgttctcgtcCACACTCTCCCAcggattctctctcttcctctggacTCGCCTACACTTGGCACTCTCTTCCTGGGATTTTCCTCTCCGCTGGCCTGTCGCTGCCGTCCCCGCCTCCAGGCAGGCGCTCTTgtcggcgtttcttctctgtctcttccttctcttggGTTGCGTGTGCTTCACACCCCTCTTTTCTGTCACCTCTGCCTTCCCGTGCACTccgtgcctcttcttttcattcgtcttctccgttggATAGCCGAAACTTCTTCGAAGACAGCGGGAGCAGCAgcggggaggaagacgcgtcCAGCTCTCCGCCATTCGCGGGATTCGCTCCAGAGGCGGCGCGAAACAGGAGATACGAAGAGACGCTGTGTCGCCCATCGGGGAGTCCGCGTTCCGCGTTCGACTTCAAAGTCGGTGAGGGAGAATGTTATCGCTCAGAGAGGACGGAGGCAGAAAACCgcaacagaggcagaaggagcAGAGCGCTACGCGATGCCGCCGCGAGGCGCAtgctggagaaggaagaccgCGCACTCAGTGTGGGATGGCGACGGGAGCGAGCTGGGTCCacagacaggaaaggcgacgcagaagacggacATGTGACTCCGCTCATAAGCGCCTTCGCTGCAGTAAGGCAGGCGCGGCaaaaaaggggaagagaacgaaatgACTGCGTCCTCAGTCGATGCCGagatgtttcttcttcactttcctaCGGGAAAACAAGCCTCGAAGCGTTGAAGAAGCCCCCCCATTTAGGGTCGGGAGTATCCGCAGGTCATTCCCAAGGCCTCTCATCTGGCTTGCGAGGCACCACAACGAGTTCGTTTCCAGGCAATGGGCTTCTACAGGAAGCTGAGCACGCGGCTAACTCTCCCCATATATCTCCTGTATCTTCGGTGTCATGCACCCCTCCCGTTTCCGCGGCCGGTTCTCCGTCGCTCCCAGCTTCTTTTGGCGCCCCTTCATTGTCTGCGTGCTCCAGCTTGGAGTCCCGGTTTGGCGTGGCGGTGTCGCCGTCTGTCTTCGAGGCATTGAACCGTGATATGCAGCGGCTCGAGTCGCTCATGATGCCGGGAACGGAGGACCAGGCAGGGATGCGCCGCTTTCTATCTCAGCTACAAGATTTGCTGAACAGCGTGttggatgcatgcatcgtGACGCCCTTTGGATCCGCAGTCAATGGCCTGTGGACTCCACAGAGCGACTtggatgtgtgtgtgcaagTGCGCGACGCCTCGACGCGCGCCAACCAGATAAAGGTCCTGAGACAAGTTGCACATGCCTTGCATCCCGTCCATACGCACCTGGTCGAGCCCCGTTTTCAAGCTCGCGTTCCGATCATTCACTGGGCGCCTCGATTTTCACACTCAACGAGCGGTAGCGTGGCGCTTTCGGGGCGGTTTCTACGCGACCCGGTGGCCCGCGCACTGTATGAAAGGCCGGGAAACGAGCGGCTGCGGGAACGGGGAGACAACGAATCAGCGAGACGGACGACAGCGGGCAGAAATTTGTCTGAGGAGGGTAtggaggaaaggaacactCAGATGGTCTCCTGCGATATAAGTGTGAACAATCTGCTAGCTGTGGTCAACAGCAAACTTCTTGGCGCATATGTCGGGGTTGACCCGCGACTGCGAACTCTCGGGTACGCAGTTAAGTTCTGGGCCAAAGGACGAAACATAAATGATCGGTCGCGCGGCACCgtttcgtcgttctctctcgtacTCATGCTCATTCATTTCCTTCAAAATCATGTCCAGCCGCGGATTCTGCCGTCGCTCCAAGACATGGCAATCCACCAGCGCCTGCCGCCAGTGTACATTGGGGGCGTCGACTGTAGATACACTGCGGATCCTGAAGCGGTTCAAAAAGAGCTGGAGTTTCTCCGTGGGGGTGCACCTGCGAACACAGAGAGCCCTGGAGAGCTTCTGCTCCAGTTTTTTCGGTATTTTGGGTACGAATATAGAGGGGGTATCATTGCTATACGCGACATCTCTcacttctgtctgtcttcgGGTGCGACTTCGTTGGACAGGAGGGTCGGATCCGTAGATTGCGGAGGGGGGTTTCTGTTCCGCGATAGACGGCCAAAGCAAGGTGCATCACGACGAGGGTCGCCAACCCAGAAGCTGCCGGCCTGGGGTCTAAACTGTGACTATAGCGACGATGCGAATCACGCTTCTTCATTTGCCTCGGAGTTCGCGGGAAGCGACACTCGTGAGGAAAGGgcgggagacggagaagatgACTTGCTCGATTCTCTGTCAGTCTCGATTAGGGAAGCAGAGCTAAACAGCAGTGGGGGAGATTTTCTTGTCGTGGATAATCCTTTCGAAGTCGGCAAAGATGTGTGCAATGTCCTGCCTTGCCAGTATCAGCGAATCCGCCACGAATTCAAACGTGCTTTCCGTTTGCTCGCGGATGGTGCCTCATTTCGGCAGGTTGCGTCTCCCGATGGAAAGAAGGTCTTTTGGTGA
- a CDS encoding hypothetical protein (encoded by transcript TGME49_201110~Predicted trans-membrane domain (TMHMM2.0):91-114) has translation MHRSGYRPKLRTAVNDISEPQCHFQPHQPDPWHHPLHKSVDGSSNTPTPLAASLAALVRYRRLTASLSDSHNMEGSQALGKPNLRRKLPLLAVSMFLVGMGLETAMCLSGFYSVYTVNEAKRKAEEEVREEEFWQRVRDRRAARQAAVTISSEE, from the exons atgcatcggaGCGGTTATCGACCGAAGCTGCGAACGGCCGTCAATGATATTTCCGAA CCCCAATGTCATTTCCAGCCCCATCAACCGGATCCCTGGCACCATCCGCTC cACAAATCAGTCGACGGATCGTCAAATACACCCACCCCTTTGGCTGCATCTCTCGCTGCGTTGGTCCGGTACCGGCGTCTCACTGCTTCACTGTCGGACTCACACAACATGGAG GGATCCCAAGCTTTGGGAAAGCCCAATCTGCGACGGAAgctccctctcctcgctgtctcgatGTTCCTCGTAGGAATGGGTTTGGAGACGGCTATGTGTCTGTCGGGCTTCTACTCCGTGTATACTGTGAATGAAGCTAAgcgaaaggcagaagaagaagtgagagaagaagagttctGGCAGCGCGTTCGCGACAGAAGAGCGGCACGACAAG CCGCTGTAACCATTTCGTCGGAGGAGTAA
- a CDS encoding hypothetical protein (encoded by transcript TGME49_281380), translated as MVDLNATLSPKRGGPETRRERPVRACRQRASPVTGAGVYRPTCASLLPCTEWILHHQLSPRISDDRGEDENAGDPGDNQMLGEDVGSVMRQCLAGAGWNGCEAPDKCISRKLLDSPGGTGFCLSSSLASSPELESPSLPLACTLEAEIHRSRPSSSDEGNPSPSTSSPALPASLSSSCSSSSPCSSSPSSFPSSSSWDVALPSLAGRKTGGWPSTLLDAPAHAEAWSRFYLHHADSRAPFNSFTSRDAVRLLFRLVPCFSLSAGEVMVEVGHGACPLLPFIWMRMRQNAARQRKRTREVRAEAGVRPAEAIEGVTCEVDGGGEIRRAAKTLPSPLSPLSPGDCGAGEAPEGLWGAEGGSSLLTRVETHDCDAEDSSASLAFGSYVGIESCREAAEAALLQGRDLEALLGKCAPSLETCWKRGRGARGAPGGRPSHDLEDRKRRRRNMSDVSTISEKAHAAKDGDSGPELSISLFSESNDVRRNRETSERGDAAELAGETNEGLTEIENGAGLNRRSPQGPSTENDTERECGRSEKEADTCGGPHLREMVRCGCLEFAVCTDGFRYVDEAGRLQLERIEFESLLLTEPSPRRRRRTQPRGRDRDRTQGSPPRGRTSSTPQRGHDQEGNEQSDAGPRQEGEGRREDQGEFLAAAEGINGTKGKQMEEKANDSDAGQENRETACVTAVNLGSMRPSCQEAQAADSLCLPFVATSKDPPGCREPSSPSPSVPSSLIQSSPLSEHSASISVFPRREQSPLMSPSRSLKEVVLPPHQREQRSSSSGVSQDFVDSSALSFLKPGGAKYVVLKSTLDSVCVMLPCTGTLNWDEDLRIPRQLVVWFDSFARLLKDPPSLSSPVLSSSLSPFLPAGSPSAWCSAHRAPESVPVRRPDEASEEGAPEERREAEEPELAGDSSSADATQVSTVQEAKGDSKPHGRNECTFLLVKKQETSEQEARLEETTPQQEAVTQETVTRDAGDSGTLGVLCRSHLSAKTSRKDGDEGDSSRAREETLAGDGGLRENRGKSEQEKGKARRRTQGLPTFVSPGLEKVSVTRESLDASTPCVVFLEPRNKARIHLLTIIKVIHSATFTATPSPARFLRLSRVLCPRGRGQEKIIGYLLEKRTTCYASYTELYDDIQRVSRPIQKADPYGDFEDLLPPLEPVKWRSEEPGDIEVLVDYIWSERTAEAMKKGRGTGKGRGERARPPAA; from the exons ATGGTGGACCTCAACGCTACACTGTCTCCGAAGAGAGGAGGCCCTGAgacaaggcgagagagacccgTACGAGCCTGTCGTCAGCGAGCGTCTCCTGTGACCGGCGCCGGCGTTTATCGCCCGACTTGCGCTTCACTGTTGCCTTGCACAGAATGGATTTTACACCACCAGTTGAGTCCCAGAATTTcagacgacagaggagaagacgaaaacgcaggaGACCCGGGAGACAACCAAATGCTTGGAGAGGATGTGGGGTCTGTGATGCGCCAGTGCCTCGCAGGCGCAGGATGGAATGGTTGCGAGGCGCCTGACAAATGTATTTCGAGAAAACTGCTCGATAGTCCAGGAGGAACTGGTTTCTGCTTGTCTTCATCTTTGGCTTCGTCACCCGAACTtgagtcgccttctctccctttaGCTTGTACACTTGAGGCAGAGATACATCGCTCAAGGCCCTCGTCGAGTGACGAAGGAAATCCCTCGCCTTCCACATCATCTCCTGCCCTTCCcgcttcgctttcgtcttcttgttcttcctcgtctccctgttCTTCGTCCCCATCCTCGTttccatcttcctcttcttgggATGTTGCGTTGCCGTCTTTGGCAGGTCGGAAGACGGGCGGGTGGCCGTCGACGTTGTTGGATGcgccggcgcatgcagaggcttGGTCTCGTTTTTATTTGCATCACGCAGACAGTCGAGCGCCGTTTAATTCCTTCACATCGAGGGACGCCGTGAGGCTGTTGTTTCGTCTCGttccctgcttctcgctctctgccggCGAGGTGATGGTGGAAGTTGGACATGGCGcctgtcctctccttccttttaTTTGGATGCGCATGAGGCAGAATGCAGCGAGGCAGCGGAAACGAACTCGGGAAGTGAGGGCGGAGGCTGGCGTCCGCCCAGCCGAAGCGATAGAGGGGGTCACCTGCGAGGTGGACGGCGGCGGAGAGATCCGAAGAGCCGCAAAGactcttccgtctcctctgtctcctttgtcgcCTGGGGACTGTGGggcgggagaggcgccggAGGGCCTGTGGGGCGCAGAGGGGGGTTCGAGCCTTTTGACGCGTGTAGAGACGCACGActgcgacgcagaggacTCCTCAGCGAGCCTCGCGTTTGGCAGCTACGTCGGCATCGAGAGCTGCCGCGAAGCCGCTGAAGCTGCACTGCTTCAAGGACGAGATCTCGAGGCTCTTCTCGGGAAGTGCGCGCCTTCTTTGGAGACATGTTGGAAGCGCGGGCGCGGCGCTCGGGGGGCGCCAGGTGGGCGGCCCTCTCACGACTTGGAGGAcaggaaaaggcgaagaagaaacatgtCCGACGTCTCGACAATCTCCGAGAAAGCACACGCCGCCAAAGACGGGGACTCGGGACCTGAGCTGTCGATCTCGTTGTTTTCCGAGAGCAACGATGTGAGGCGGAATCGCGAGACCAGCGAACGAGGGGACGCTGCAGAGCTAGCAGGGGAGACGAACGAGGGGCTGACTGAGATCGAGAACGGAGCTGGTCTTAACCGACGAAGCCCGCAAGGTCCTTCCACAGAAAACGACACAGAACGAGAGTGTGGAAGAagtgagaaagaagcagacacaTGCGGAGGCCCCCACCTGCGAGAAATGGTGCGCTGCGGCTGTCTCGAGTTCGCCGTGTGTACAGACGGCTTCCGTTACGTCGACGAGGCCGGACGCCTGCAGCTTGAAAGAATCGAGTTCGAGAGTCTGCTGCTCACAGAACCCAGCCccagacgaaggagacggacacaacctcgaggcagagacagagaccgcACGCAGGGAAGCCCACCACGCGGACGCACTTCGTCTACGCCACAGCGAGGCCATGACCAAGAAGGAAATGAACAGTCGGACGCAGGACcaagacaggaaggagaaggccgGCGAGAGGACCAGGGCGAGTTTCTCGCTGCAGCAGAGGGGATCAATGGCACAAAAGGGAAGCAGATGGAAGAGAAGGCCAACGACTCTGATGCTGGACAAGAAAATCgcgaaactgcatgcgtcacgGCCGTCAACCTGGGGTCGATGCGCCCCTCTTGCCAAGAAGCTCAGGCGGCGGACTCGCTTTGTCTGCCTTTTGTGGCAACCTCCAAAGATCCTCCCGGGTGTCGAGagccttcttccccctcgccTTCTGTACCGTCGTCTTTGATTCagtcttcccctctctcagAGCATTCAGCTTCgatttctgtttttcctcgtcgAGAGCAGTCGCCTTTGATGTCGCCCTCTCGTTCGTTAAAGGAGGTCGTGTTACCACCTCACCAGCGCGAGCAGaggtcctcttcttccggtgtctctcaGGACTTCGTCGATTCGTcagctctctcttttctgaaGCCCGGCGGCGCTAAATATGTCGTTTTGAAGAGCACACTCGACAGCGTCTGCGTCATGCTGCCTTGCACGGGGACGCTGAACTGGGACGAAGATCTTCGCATTCCTCGCCAACTCGTCGTCTGGTTCGATTCCTTTGCGCGGCTCCTTAAAGATCCTCCCTCCTTGTCCTCTCCCgtgttgtcttcttctttgtctcctttcttgcctGCTGGCTCCCCTTCTGCCTGGTGTTCTGCTCACCGGGCTCCAGAGTCTGTGCCGGTCAGACGTCCAGACGAAGCCAGTGAGGAAGGCGCcccagaggaaagaagagaggctgaAGAGCCGGAACTCGCTGGGGATAGTTCTAGCGCGGACGCGACTCAAGTCTCGACAGTGCAGGAGGCaaagggagacagcaaaCCTCATGGAAGAAACGAGTGTACTTTCCTGCTCGtcaagaagcaggagacaagCGAGCAAGAGGCACGCCTGGAGGAGACCACCCCGCAACAAGAGGCAGTCACGCAGGAGACAGTCACCCgggacgcaggagacagcgggacTCTTGGGGTTCTCTGCAGGTCTCACCTTTCGGCGAAAACATCAAGGAAAGACGGTGATGAAGGCGACTCTAGCCGTGCACGCGAAGAAACTTTGGCTGGCGATGGGGGGCTgagggagaacagaggcAAGTCggaacaggagaaaggaaaggcgagacgaagaacacAGGGGCTGCCCACCTTCGTTTCGCCTGGCCTCGAGAAGGTCAGCGTGACTCGTGAAAGTTTGGACGCGTCCACGCCTTGCGTCGTTTTCTTGGAGCCGAGAAACAAAGCACGAATTCACCTCCTGACAATTATCAAG GTCATCCACAGCGCAACGTTCACTGCGACTCCGTCGCCTGCTCGCTTTCTGCGTTTGAGCCGTGTTTTGTGCCCCCGAGGTCGCGGCCAAGAAAAGATTATCGGCTATCTGctcgagaagcgaacgacATGTTACGCGTCTTACACCGAACTGTATGACGACATACAGCGGGTCTCTCGCCCGATCCAGAAGGCGGATCCGTACGGTGACTTTGAGGACCTCCTGCCCCCCCTCGAGCCGGtgaagtggagaagcgaggagccGGGGGACATCGAGGTGCTTGTAGACTACATCTGGAGTGAGCGGACAGCAGAGGCGatgaagaaaggcagaggcaCGGGcaaaggaagaggcgaacgtGCGAGACCTCCGGCTGCGTAG